A section of the Humulus lupulus chromosome 2, drHumLupu1.1, whole genome shotgun sequence genome encodes:
- the LOC133815715 gene encoding N-terminal acetyltransferase A complex auxiliary subunit NAA15-like: protein MNWIGFAVAHHLNSNALKAVEILEAYEGTLEDDFPPDNERCEHGEMLLYKISLLEESGSIERALDELHKKEPKIVDKLAFKEQEVSLLVKLGRFEEGATFFKALLSMNPDNYGYYEGLHKCVGLYSENGQYSPDQIEQLDSLYNSPRQQYTWSSAIE from the exons ATGAATTGGATCGGCTTTGCTGTTGCtcatcatttaaactcaaa TGCTTTAAAAGCAGTTGAAATTCTGGAAGCATATGAAGGGACACTAGAAGATGATTTTCCTCCTGATAATGAACGTTGTGAACATGGGGAAATGCTTTTGTATAAG ATTTCTTTGCTAGAAGAATCGGGTTCTATTGAGAGAGCTCTTGATGAGTTGCACAAGAAAGAGCCAAAAATA GTTGATAAATTGGCTTTTAAAGAACAAGAGGTTTCTCTTTTAGTAAAGCTTGGTCGCTTTGAAGAAGGTGCCACTTTTTTCAAGGCTCTACTTTCTATGAACCCTGACAATTACGG ATACTATGAAGGCCTTCACAAGTGTGTTGGGCTCTATTCTGAAAATGGTCAGTATTCACCCGACCAAATTGAACAGTTGGATTCGTTGTACAATTCTCCTAGGCAGCAATACACTTGGTCTTCTGCTATTGAGTGA
- the LOC133815713 gene encoding N-terminal acetyltransferase A complex auxiliary subunit NAA15-like: MKAFTSVLGSIMKMVSIHPTKLNSWIRCTILLGSNTLGLLLLSDLNFNFAAFLLYESQKKKMRQKLRKAEARAKKEAEGKNEESNANSVSKTGKRNVKPVDPDPHGEKLLQVEDPLLEATKYLKLLQKNSPDSLETHLLSFEVNVRKQKVLLAFQAVKQLLRLNAEHPDTHRCLVCISVIYGHRVCICS, from the exons ATGAAGGCCTTCACAAGTGTGCTGGGCTCTATTATGAAAATGGTCAGTATTCACCCGACCAAATTGAACAGTTGGATCCGTTGTACAATTCTCTTAGGCAGCAATACACTTGGTCTTCTGCTATTGAGTGATCTGAATTTTAACTTTGCTGCTTTCCTT CTTTATGAGTCtcagaaaaagaaaatgaggcaAAAATTGAGAAAAGCAGAGGCTCGAGCTAAGAAA GAGGCtgaaggtaaaaatgaagaatCCAATGCTAATAGTGTCTCAAAGACTGGGAAACGAAATGTGAAACCTGTTGATCCAGATCCCCATGGGGAGAAATTGTTGCAG GTAGAAGATCCACTTTTAGAAGCTACAAAGTACTTGAAGTTGCTTCAAAAGAACTCCCCTGATTCGTTAGAAACACACTTGCTTTCTTTTGAAGTGAATGTGAGAAAACAGAAGGTTTTGCTTGCCTTTCAG GCTGTAAAGCAACTACTGAGGTTGAATGCTGAACACCCAGATACACATCGCTGTTTAGTATGTATCTCTGTTATCTATGGCCATCGTGTTTGTATATGTTCTTAG